Proteins found in one Oreochromis niloticus isolate F11D_XX linkage group LG22, O_niloticus_UMD_NMBU, whole genome shotgun sequence genomic segment:
- the LOC109200260 gene encoding mucin-5AC-like, whose product MTTTTTALPTTNTAAPTTSTASPIKTTVTSTTTIAALSTTTAPPRTTTPPPTPTTPPPTTATASSATITAAQTTTTAAPTTTIAVPTTTSDASTTTTAAPTTTTTAPTTPIARTTAAAPTTTTAAPTTTTTAAPTSTTTATPTTTTAPPTTSTVISTTTRVPPSTSTAAPTTTTAALTTTTAAPATTTAPTTTSTASSTRTTAPPTTTTGAPTSNAIYTTAFTATTRTLPATIATSPTSATATLTMTTTTTAPSTTSTTTASTITNTPSTTTSPSKTILSTRITTTTAPTTTAPTTITTTAAVKTIASRTSTTASLPTTATYSTTITTAAAATTKTAAISTATTTTATLTATTTSTTSTPITTKTPPPPTTASQTTTASSSVNNQLSFLLVIIVTAAIWI is encoded by the coding sequence ATgacaactacaaccacagctcTTCCAACCACAAACACAGCTGCACCAACTACATCCACAGCTTCACCAATTAAGACCACTGTCACATCAACTACAACAATAGCTGCCCTATCTACAACCACAGCTCCACCAAGAACAACCACACCTCCACCAACTCCAACCACACCTCCACCAACTACAGCCACAGCTTCATCAGCTACAATAACAGCTGCACAAACTACAACCACAGCTGCACCAACTACAACCATAGCTGTACCAACTACAACCTCAGATGCATCAACTACAACCACAGCTGCGccaactacaaccacaactGCACCCACAACCCCAATTGCTCGAACAACTGcagctgcaccaacaacaaccacagctgccccaacaacaaccacaacagctgctccaacatcAACCACAACTGCTActccaactacaaccacagctcCACCAACTACATCTACAGTCATATCAACAACAACCAGAGTTCCACCAAGCACAAGCACAGCTGCACCAACTACAACCACTGCTGCACTAactacaaccacagctgctccagctACAACCACAGCTCCAACAACTACAAGCACAGCTTCATCCACTAGAACAACAGCTccaccaactacaaccacaggTGCACCAACTTCAAATGCGATATATACCACAGCTTTCACAGCAACTACAAGAACTCTACCAGCTACAATCGCAACTTCACCAACCTCAGCTACAGCCACATTAACAATgacaactacaaccacagctcCATCGACAACATCCACAACTACAGCCTCAACAATAACAAACACACCTTCCACAACAACTTCACCATCCAAAACTATACTTTCAACAAGAATAACTACTACAACAGCACCTACAACCACAGCTCCAACAACTATAACTACAACTGCTGCTGTAAAAACCATAGCTTCCCGAACCAGTACCACAGCAAGTCTACCAACAACAGCTACATATTCAACTACTATaaccacagcagctgcagcaacaACTAAAACTGCAGCAATATCCACAGCGACTACAACCACAGCTACACTAACAGCAACTACAACTTCAACAACATCGACTCCAATTACTACAAAaactccaccaccaccaaccaCAGCTTCACAAACAACAACTGCTTCATCTTCAGTCAACAACCAATTAAGCTTCCTTTTAGTCATAATAGTTACAGCTGCCATTTGGATTTAA
- the LOC109200263 gene encoding mucin-5AC-like: APTTTTPPPTTTTASSATITAAQTTTTAPPTTTIAPTTTIAPTTTTASSAKITAAQTTTTAPPTTTTPPPTTTTASSATITAAQTTTTAPPTTTIAPTTTTASSAKITAAPTKTTAPPTTTTAPPTTTTAAQTTTIAAPTTATAAPTTTTPPPTTTTASSATITAAQTTTTAPPTTTIAPTTTIAPTTTTASSAKITAAQTTTTAAPTTTSDASTTTTASSAKITAAQTTTTAAPTTTSDASTTTTVAPTTTTTAPTTTIGPTTTAAAPTTTTAAPTTTTTAAPTTTTAPPTTNTFTSTATTAPPTTTTAAPTTTTAAETSTTAALTTTTFTSTTITAPPTTTSAPPSTTTAAPSTTIPPPTTTTAAPRTTTAAPTTKTAAPTTTKAAPNTTTDTAASPSSTTSGAAPTTNTASPTTTIAPTTTTAPPPITTAAPTTFTAPPTKTPASSTTTTYHSCTNYNYIHINNNHSPTNYNLSSTKHHYSSTKYNHTSTNHNHSCTTCSNHSHSCTHDNHTSTNYNHTSTYYNHSFISYNHSCTNYNHSSTNYNNSTNYNHSSSKHNHSCTNYIHSSTN, translated from the exons gcaccaactacaaccacacctccaccaacaacaaccacagcttcaTCAGCTACAATAACAGCTGCACAAACTACAACCACAGCTCCACCAACTACAACAATAGCACCAACTACAACAATAgcaccaactacaaccacagctTCATCAGCTAAAATAACAGCTGCACAAACTACAACCACAGCTccaccaactacaaccacacctccaccaactacaaccacagctTCATCAGCTACAATAACAGCTGCACAAACTACAACCACAGCTCCACCAACTACAACAATAgcaccaactacaaccacagctTCATCAGCTAAAATAACAGCTGCACCAACTAAAACCACAGCTccaccaactacaaccacagctcCACCAACTACAACAACTGCTGCACAAACTACAACCatagctgctccaaccacagccacagctgcaccaactacaaccacacctccaccaactacaaccacagctTCATCAGCTACAATAACAGCTGCACAAACTACAACCACAGCTCCACCAACTACAACAATAGCACCAACTACAACAATAgcaccaactacaaccacagctTCATCAGCTAAAATAACAGCTGCACAAACTACAACCACAGCTGCACCAACTACAACCTCAGATGCATCAACTACAACCACAGCTTCATCAGCTAAAATAACAGCTGCACAAACTACAACCACAGCTGCACCAACTACAACCTCAGATGCATCAACTACAACCACAGTTgcaccaactacaaccacaactGCACCCACAACCACAATTGGTCCAACAACAACtgcagctgccccaacaacaaccacagctgctccaacaacaaccacaactgctgctccaactacaaccacagctcCACCAACTACAAATACATTCACGTCAACAGCAACCACAGCTCCACCAActacaacaacagctgcaccaactacaaccaccGCTGCTGAAACTAGTACCACAGCTGCACTAACTACAACTACATTCACATCAACAACAATCACAGCTCCACCAACTACAACCTCAGCTCCACCAAGCACCACTACAGCAGCACCAAGTACAACCATACCtccaccaaccacaaccacagctgcaccACGTACTACCACAGCTGCACCAACTACaaaaacagctgcaccaactacAACCAAAGCTGCACCAAATACAACCACAGACACAGCAGCCTCACCTTCATCAACTACATCCGGAGCTGCACCAACTACAAACACAGCTTCACCAACTACAACAATAgcaccaactacaaccacagctcCTCCACCCATAACCACAGCTGCACCAACTACATTCACAGCTCCACCAACTAAGACCCCAGCTTCATCAACTACAACTACA TACCACAGCTGCACTAACTACAACTACATTCACATCAACAACAATCACAGCCCCACCAACTACAACCTCAGCTCCACCAAGCACCACTACAGCAGCACCAAGTACAACCATACCtccaccaaccacaaccacagctgcaccAC ctgctccaaccacagcCACAGCTGCACCCACGACAACCATACCTccaccaactacaaccacacctccacctactaCAACCACAGCTTCATCAGCTACAACCACAGCTgcaccaactacaaccacagctcCACCAACTACAACAATAgcaccaactacaaccacagctcCTCCAaacacaaccacagctgcaccAACTACATTCACAGCTCCACCAACTAA